From a single Brassica oleracea var. oleracea cultivar TO1000 chromosome C5, BOL, whole genome shotgun sequence genomic region:
- the LOC106343340 gene encoding wound-induced basic protein — protein MIYDVNSVLFKSFLSSKFSTDKRRGEDKPREQKPKASDNKPVMNE, from the exons ATGATTTACGATGTCAACTCCGTTCTCTTCAAATCCTTCCTGAGCTCGAAGTTCTCTACCGACAAAAG GAGAGGCGAGGACAAGCCAAGAGAACAGAAGCCCAAAGCCAGCGACAACAAGCCTGTGATGAATGAATAA